The genomic interval TGCAATTGATATACCACAGAGGGAATGTCCTTAATAATTAAGGTTGTATGTTTATTTTAGGCTGTGTTTTCGGATGTTTAATATTGTTAAATAGCGATCTATTCACGAAATGAAAATTGAAAATTGCAAAATGCAAAACTTAGTGCGAAAGAGTGACAAGTAAAACGAATGCTATTTGAGCCAGCAGCTGGTGGTTTATAGTTTTGTCCAAGTGGGTTAATCATTGAAACGTTAATGTTATCAAATTGATTTATGATTGTTATTACATCGCATAATTACCAATTCCCTTTGTGCCCAATCAGCCTTTCTATTACAATCAGCGCCATTAAAGCGCAGCGTCTGCTGTACCCGTTATCGTTACCGAGTTTTATTTCATGTATCAACACAAAATTTCTATTGCGCCAATGTTAGATTGGACTGATCGCCACTACCGTTATATGGCTCGTTTAATTTCAAAAAATCAGCTGTTATATACCGAAATGGTGACCACTGGTGCGATTATTCACGGTAAGGGAGATTACCTGCGTTATAACGAGCAAGAGCACCCCATTGCATTGCAATTAGGGGGCAGTAATCCAACTGATTTAGCCATTTGTGCTAAAAAGGCTCAAGATTATGGCTACGACGAAGTCAACATTAATGTTGGCTGTCCGTCGGACCGGGTTCAAAATGGTAAATTTGGTGCCTGTTTAATGGCCGAGCCAGAGCTGGTGGCCCAAAGTGTTGAAGCTATGCGCGCTGTGGTTGATATTCCGATAACCGTAAAGCACCGAATTGGCATTGACGAGCTAGACAGCTATCAATTTATGACCGACTTTGTTGGCACGGTTAGCGAGGCGGGCTGTAATTCATTTACGGTGCATGCGCGCAAGGCTTGGCTCAGTGGCTTAAGCCCTAAACAGAACCGTGAAATTCCGCCGCTTGATTACGAGCGAGTGCATCGCCTTAAGCGTGATTTTAGCCATTTGGATATTTCAATTAATGGCGGCATTACCAGTTTAGCGCAGGCACAAGAGCAGTTACAGCATGTCGACGGCGTAATGATTGGG from Gammaproteobacteria bacterium carries:
- the dusA gene encoding tRNA dihydrouridine(20/20a) synthase DusA, whose amino-acid sequence is MYQHKISIAPMLDWTDRHYRYMARLISKNQLLYTEMVTTGAIIHGKGDYLRYNEQEHPIALQLGGSNPTDLAICAKKAQDYGYDEVNINVGCPSDRVQNGKFGACLMAEPELVAQSVEAMRAVVDIPITVKHRIGIDELDSYQFMTDFVGTVSEAGCNSFTVHARKAWLSGLSPKQNREIPPLDYERVHRLKRDFSHLDISINGGITSLAQAQEQLQHVDGVMIGREAYHNPYMLAEVDALFYQQAGEVITREQVVSQMLEYVEQHLSAGGKLNHITRHMLGIFVKVPGAKMWRRHLSENAHKPNADTKVIEQALSYIG